From a single Sulfolobus sp. E5-1-F genomic region:
- a CDS encoding adenylate kinase, with amino-acid sequence MKIGIVTGIPGVGKTTVLSYADKILTEKGIPHKIVNYGDYMLNTALKEGYVKSRDEIRKLQIEKQRELQTLAARRIIEDLSLLGDNGIGLIDTHAVIRTPAGYLPGLPRHVIEVLSPKVIFLLEADPRIILERQKRDSSRARSDYSDTNVINEVIQFARYSAMASAVLVGASVKVVINQEGDPSIAASDIINSLM; translated from the coding sequence ATGAAAATAGGTATAGTAACTGGTATACCCGGTGTAGGCAAGACAACTGTCCTTTCCTATGCAGATAAAATATTAACTGAAAAGGGTATACCACACAAAATTGTGAATTATGGGGATTATATGCTAAATACTGCTCTAAAAGAAGGTTACGTAAAAAGTAGGGATGAGATTAGGAAATTACAAATTGAAAAGCAACGAGAATTACAAACTTTAGCCGCTAGGCGAATAATTGAAGATTTGTCTTTATTAGGTGATAATGGAATAGGATTAATAGATACACATGCTGTAATTAGAACACCAGCCGGCTACTTACCTGGCCTTCCTAGACACGTAATAGAAGTCCTTTCTCCCAAGGTTATCTTTCTACTAGAAGCAGATCCAAGAATAATTTTAGAGAGACAAAAGAGGGATAGTAGTAGAGCCAGATCTGACTATAGCGATACTAATGTAATCAACGAGGTTATTCAATTTGCTAGGTATTCAGCTATGGCATCAGCTGTGTTAGTAGGAGCCTCCGTCAAGGTGGTAATAAATCAAGAAGGGGATCCCTCAATAGCTGCAAGTGATATAATAAATTCATTAATGTGA
- a CDS encoding 50S ribosomal protein L34e, which yields MPKPALRSRSLRRIYMKLPSGKTVIHYERKKNDIAKCAICKKPLHGVKTNFLHKYSKSEKRPERPFGGYLCSSCLAQLLKATVRQQIQ from the coding sequence ATGCCTAAACCAGCTTTACGCTCAAGGTCGCTTAGAAGGATTTATATGAAGTTACCAAGTGGAAAGACTGTAATACATTATGAAAGAAAGAAAAACGATATTGCAAAATGCGCTATATGTAAGAAACCTTTGCATGGTGTAAAAACTAACTTTTTGCATAAGTACAGTAAGTCCGAGAAGAGGCCAGAAAGACCTTTTGGTGGATATTTATGCTCATCTTGCCTTGCTCAACTGCTCAAAGCTACGGTAAGGCAACAAATTCAATAA
- the cmk gene encoding (d)CMP kinase produces MIIVISGPPGSGKTSVAIKLANELSYKFISAGKIFRDIAQKMGIDIINLNKFAESNFDIDKMVDKKIFEYILNEKNLIVESHIAGWLFREYTNIAIYLWAPLKIRANRIAIRDNVSFDEAISQIVKREYMHYKRFNKFYGIDINDLSVFDLVINTSNIDVNNTVKLILTYLSSVSQNPQPLKEKNIKDK; encoded by the coding sequence ATGATAATTGTAATAAGTGGGCCTCCTGGAAGCGGTAAAACTTCAGTGGCTATTAAACTTGCAAACGAGCTATCGTATAAATTTATTTCAGCTGGAAAAATTTTTAGGGACATCGCTCAAAAAATGGGGATTGATATTATAAATTTGAATAAGTTTGCAGAATCTAATTTTGATATAGACAAGATGGTCGATAAAAAAATTTTTGAATATATATTGAATGAGAAAAACCTTATCGTAGAGTCACATATTGCCGGCTGGTTATTTAGAGAATATACTAATATAGCGATATATTTATGGGCCCCACTTAAAATCAGAGCAAATAGAATAGCTATTAGAGACAATGTATCATTTGATGAAGCGATTTCACAAATAGTTAAAAGGGAATATATGCACTACAAAAGATTTAACAAATTCTATGGAATTGATATAAATGATTTGTCGGTTTTCGATTTAGTTATCAACACATCGAATATAGATGTTAATAATACAGTGAAGTTAATTCTAACATATCTATCATCAGTTTCACAAAACCCTCAGCCATTAAAAGAAAAAAATATCAAAGATAAGTAA
- the cedA1 gene encoding DNA import protein CedA1 codes for MADIVQFVQNLDTQVTEVAWSVFILAWAVGWALRGAPIPIFRIKRTGQDLIEDAILAAFWIALGTTVFSLITYIASQVGS; via the coding sequence ATGGCTGATATAGTTCAATTTGTACAAAATTTGGATACACAAGTTACTGAAGTTGCTTGGAGCGTGTTTATACTAGCGTGGGCTGTTGGATGGGCATTAAGAGGAGCACCTATACCTATTTTCAGAATAAAAAGAACAGGTCAAGACTTAATTGAAGACGCAATATTGGCAGCATTCTGGATTGCATTAGGAACTACTGTCTTCTCACTAATAACTTATATAGCTTCACAAGTGGGATCATGA
- the cedA gene encoding DNA import protein CedA, whose protein sequence is MSSGYSPFYILYIAINIATLTYTIGSLFYGLPIPIYGLKKWGPRMMSDAIYAAVWINIYGVIIFVIGQIQSLLGVDWSSFFSSILQLQANMFSALIQVKSVYYIITTEKISMALALLADPVLQFSSFITDIIFLLQFFIDLGEFIQQSYMVLIAIGILLLSLPFRMGKSIGGTLISSAITFYIGLPYLPIFMQELSFTSLSQIGSQLSTITDVNTLVATIAGIVPELVIIFIIIPMLYLSILAGISLGLGNAIGGSSGRVPFPLDLF, encoded by the coding sequence ATGAGTAGCGGATATTCTCCATTCTATATACTTTACATAGCGATCAATATAGCGACATTGACATACACTATTGGTTCATTATTTTATGGCTTACCAATACCTATTTATGGCTTAAAGAAATGGGGACCAAGGATGATGAGTGATGCAATATATGCAGCTGTTTGGATAAACATTTATGGTGTTATAATTTTTGTCATAGGTCAGATTCAAAGTTTACTTGGAGTAGATTGGAGTAGTTTCTTTTCCTCAATTTTACAGTTACAAGCTAATATGTTTAGTGCGCTCATTCAGGTGAAGAGTGTATACTATATTATCACTACTGAAAAGATATCAATGGCACTCGCTCTTCTTGCAGATCCAGTTCTTCAGTTTTCATCTTTTATTACGGATATAATATTTCTCTTACAGTTTTTTATTGATTTAGGGGAATTTATACAGCAGTCTTATATGGTACTTATAGCAATTGGTATTCTTTTATTATCACTTCCTTTTAGGATGGGAAAGAGTATAGGAGGGACCTTAATATCTTCCGCAATCACCTTTTATATCGGTCTGCCATATTTACCGATTTTCATGCAAGAATTGTCTTTCACTTCATTGTCTCAAATAGGTTCTCAATTATCTACGATTACTGATGTAAACACGTTGGTTGCAACCATAGCGGGCATAGTTCCAGAACTTGTAATCATATTTATAATAATACCAATGCTTTATTTGAGTATTTTAGCTGGTATATCGCTAGGATTAGGAAATGCAATTGGAGGCTCTAGTGGCAGAGTTCCATTTCCATTGGACCTATTTTAG
- a CDS encoding archease, with translation MRPFEFFEHTADVGIRAYGKSLEEAFSNAALGVFEIITDTSKVKPIEYREIYLNGYDLENLLYKWIEELLYHYDSELMVFSKFDLMIDQDSIILEGKAWGEKFDGKIHERRTVVKAMTYHQLSIEKTENGYIITFVVDI, from the coding sequence ATGAGACCGTTTGAATTCTTTGAGCATACTGCGGATGTTGGTATTAGGGCGTACGGTAAATCATTAGAAGAAGCATTTTCAAATGCCGCATTAGGAGTTTTTGAGATAATTACAGATACCTCAAAAGTAAAACCTATTGAATACCGCGAAATTTATTTAAATGGATACGATTTAGAAAATCTATTATATAAGTGGATAGAGGAACTTCTTTACCATTATGATTCTGAATTAATGGTCTTCAGTAAATTTGATCTCATGATAGATCAAGATTCTATTATTTTAGAAGGAAAAGCGTGGGGAGAGAAATTTGATGGTAAGATACATGAGCGCAGAACAGTAGTAAAAGCAATGACTTATCATCAACTGTCAATAGAAAAGACGGAAAATGGATACATCATCACTTTTGTCGTAGATATTTAG
- a CDS encoding archaemetzincin family Zn-dependent metalloprotease, translated as MKILIVTLTYIEKSIIDEIINNLSGYGLEVDILLDSRKYLPISAFDWERLQYNAEKVLSFLKSTYDFSYDSIIFIADSDGYINGYNFIFGLTIDNFAIVFLNRLREEFYNRKPNLELFMERVVKEVTHEVGHTLGLGHCNTIGCVMNFSNTVEDVDKKQTKFCKNCTYKVENLSKYLRQK; from the coding sequence ATGAAGATTTTAATAGTTACATTAACTTACATTGAAAAATCAATAATAGATGAGATTATTAATAATCTTTCAGGTTATGGACTAGAAGTTGATATACTACTCGATAGTAGGAAATATCTTCCCATTTCTGCTTTTGATTGGGAAAGATTACAATACAACGCGGAAAAAGTATTGAGCTTCCTTAAATCTACATACGACTTTAGTTATGACTCCATAATATTCATAGCAGATTCTGACGGTTACATAAATGGTTATAACTTTATATTTGGATTAACTATAGATAACTTTGCTATTGTCTTTCTTAATAGATTAAGAGAAGAATTCTATAACAGAAAACCGAATCTAGAACTATTTATGGAAAGAGTAGTGAAGGAAGTAACTCACGAAGTAGGTCATACATTAGGACTGGGTCATTGTAATACAATAGGTTGCGTCATGAATTTCAGCAATACAGTGGAAGATGTGGATAAAAAACAAACTAAATTCTGTAAAAATTGTACATATAAAGTAGAAAATCTATCTAAATATCTACGACAAAAGTGA